In a single window of the Streptomyces sp. NBC_00285 genome:
- a CDS encoding aldo/keto reductase, which yields MSSKVPPIILNNGVEMPQLGFGVWQVPDDEAERAVTTALEAGYRSIDTAAIYGNEEGTGKAIAASGLAREDIFVTTKLWNGDQGYDSTLRAFDTSLDKLGLEYVDLYLIHWPTPARDLFVDSYKAFEKLHADGRVKAIGVSNFEPEHLERLIAETSVVPAVDQIELHPHLQQRAAREYHAEQGIATEAWSPLGSGKGLLEVPAIVAIAQKHDRTPAQIVLRWHLQLGNVVIPKSVTPSRIKENIEVFDFTLDTEDLAAISALNEDRRLGPDPSTFNSA from the coding sequence GTGAGCAGCAAGGTCCCCCCGATCATCCTCAATAACGGCGTCGAGATGCCCCAGCTGGGTTTCGGCGTCTGGCAGGTGCCGGACGACGAGGCTGAGCGCGCGGTCACCACGGCGCTCGAGGCCGGGTACCGCAGCATCGACACAGCGGCGATCTACGGCAATGAAGAGGGCACCGGCAAGGCCATCGCGGCCTCCGGACTGGCCCGTGAGGACATCTTCGTCACCACAAAGCTCTGGAACGGCGACCAGGGCTACGACTCGACTCTGCGCGCCTTCGACACCTCGCTGGACAAGCTCGGCCTGGAGTACGTGGACCTGTATCTGATCCACTGGCCGACGCCCGCCCGCGACCTGTTCGTCGACTCCTACAAGGCGTTCGAGAAGCTGCACGCCGACGGCCGGGTCAAGGCGATCGGTGTCTCCAACTTCGAGCCCGAGCACCTGGAGCGGCTGATCGCCGAGACGTCCGTCGTCCCGGCCGTCGACCAGATCGAGCTGCACCCGCACCTCCAGCAGCGTGCGGCCCGTGAGTACCACGCGGAGCAGGGCATCGCCACCGAGGCGTGGTCGCCGCTCGGTTCCGGCAAGGGCCTCCTGGAGGTCCCGGCCATCGTGGCCATCGCCCAGAAGCACGACCGCACCCCGGCCCAGATCGTGCTGCGCTGGCACCTCCAGCTCGGCAACGTCGTGATCCCTAAGTCCGTGACCCCGTCGCGGATCAAGGAGAACATCGAGGTCTTCGACTTCACCCTGGACACCGAGGACCTGGCGGCGATCAGCGCGCTCAACGAGGACCGGCGCCTCGGCCCGGACCCGTCGACGTTCAACAGCGCCTGA
- a CDS encoding glycoside hydrolase family 88/105 protein: MRRRRLRTALTTLALAAVPLVTLPAAAPPPAGPSVGPGPDRDWSVAMVDSTMARYTPSTIGGWSYPVGLYLYGQYLTYRRTHDARYLAYIKSYVDRFVGEDGSIGQSFNSLDSMQAGRLLVILHHETGEDRYHKAAKKIIDRLAGYPRTSDGGFWHADTLSRAHQLWADGVYMVNPFLVEYGDEFGGSGGTDAEAVRQLAVYGGHLQVAGGLLRHAYDESKSVSWADPETGLAPEHWCRAVGWYSMAIVDVLDAVPADQPRRPGLLAILRKLAAGLEKYQDPATGRWFQVIDKGGRSDNWTETSCSSMFTYALSRGAERGYLAPRYAAVARRGYQGVLAKLSVGSDGRTELADVSVGTNVGDYAYYVARTRAVNDFHGLGAFLIMNEQLRGD; encoded by the coding sequence ATGAGACGCCGTCGTCTGCGTACAGCACTGACGACCCTCGCACTCGCCGCCGTGCCCCTGGTCACCCTGCCGGCGGCCGCACCCCCGCCCGCCGGCCCCTCCGTCGGCCCGGGCCCGGACCGGGACTGGTCCGTCGCCATGGTCGACTCGACCATGGCCCGCTACACGCCGAGCACCATCGGAGGCTGGTCCTACCCGGTCGGGCTGTATCTCTACGGCCAGTACCTCACCTACCGGCGCACGCATGACGCCCGCTACCTCGCGTACATCAAGAGCTATGTCGACCGGTTCGTCGGCGAGGACGGTTCCATCGGCCAGTCGTTCAACAGCCTGGACAGCATGCAGGCGGGCCGGTTGCTGGTGATCCTCCATCACGAGACGGGCGAGGACCGCTACCACAAGGCGGCGAAGAAGATCATCGACCGCCTGGCCGGTTACCCCCGCACGAGCGACGGCGGCTTCTGGCACGCCGACACCTTGAGCCGCGCCCACCAACTCTGGGCGGACGGTGTCTACATGGTGAACCCGTTCCTCGTCGAGTACGGCGACGAGTTCGGCGGGAGCGGCGGTACGGACGCCGAGGCGGTGCGGCAACTCGCTGTCTACGGCGGCCACCTCCAGGTCGCAGGCGGGCTGCTGAGACACGCCTACGACGAGTCGAAGAGCGTGAGCTGGGCCGATCCGGAGACCGGGCTCGCCCCCGAGCACTGGTGCCGGGCGGTCGGCTGGTACTCCATGGCGATCGTCGACGTGCTCGACGCCGTCCCGGCGGACCAGCCCCGTCGTCCCGGGCTCCTCGCGATCCTGCGGAAGCTGGCGGCCGGACTCGAGAAGTACCAGGACCCGGCGACCGGCCGCTGGTTCCAGGTGATCGACAAGGGCGGTCGGAGCGACAACTGGACGGAGACGTCCTGTTCCAGCATGTTCACCTACGCCCTCTCACGCGGCGCTGAGCGCGGATATCTGGCCCCGCGGTACGCCGCCGTGGCCCGGCGCGGCTACCAGGGGGTCCTGGCGAAACTGTCGGTCGGCTCCGACGGCCGTACCGAACTGGCCGACGTCTCGGTCGGCACGAACGTCGGCGACTACGCGTACTACGTCGCCCGCACCCGGGCCGTCAACGACTTCCACGGCCTGGGCGCCTTCCTGATCATGAACGAACAACTGCGAGGTGATTAG
- a CDS encoding alpha-galactosidase produces MIRIRSLTATVVGLLLAAAVPLVGTAHPAAASDNGRSVRPAMGWSSWSFVRRTPTEAKIKAQADALAASGLKDHGFVHINLDDFWQKCDSNGFVVDDNGRWAVDTAKFPGGIKALADYVHSKGLKFGFYVTPGIAKNAVTKNTPIEGTPYHAKDIADTSRTEKNYNCKNMYYIDYSKPGAQEFVNSWAKQFASWGVDYLKIDGVGSADIPDVQAWDKALRASGRPINFALSNNLPIADATTWRKLANSWRTQGDVECYCGPGSNGSGYPLTDWSHVSSRFNTAASWQPYAAPGGWNDLDSLEVGNGDQVGLTADQRRSHFTLWAMAASPLLLGTDLTRLDAVDKAMLTNDRLIGVDQDGVAAKRIVNSGVRQVWSKKESDGQYVVALFNTGTSGNATVGVDWSQAGFTGSGDVTDLWSGSHKGAIADSYSATLRPGETRLIRVKPVNSLKSAAASPGMAVAPYEYLGWGNPQNPTSVMSATGVKWFTLAFILSDGGCNPKWDGSRPLTGGTDQSRIDAIRSAGGDVMVSVGGWSGNKLGEKCSSASALAGAYQKVINAYQLKALDVDIENTEWSNATVRQRVVDALKTVKANNPGLKTVITFGTTTSGPDSTGVDMIKRAANSGLANDVWCIMPFDFGGGTTTMGTLTTQAMEGLKARVKAAYGYSDATAYARIGLSSMNGKTDDSGERVRVADFKTMLAYAQQHHIGRLTYWSVNRDRPCGSGTDGDSCSGVTQQPYDYLKVFTQYTG; encoded by the coding sequence ATGATCCGTATCAGATCGCTCACGGCTACGGTGGTGGGCCTGCTCCTCGCCGCGGCGGTGCCGCTCGTGGGCACCGCCCATCCGGCGGCCGCCTCCGACAACGGCCGGTCCGTCCGGCCCGCCATGGGCTGGTCCAGCTGGAGCTTCGTGCGTCGCACGCCGACCGAGGCGAAGATCAAGGCGCAGGCCGACGCGCTGGCCGCCAGTGGCCTCAAGGACCACGGATTCGTCCACATCAACCTCGACGACTTCTGGCAGAAGTGCGACTCCAACGGCTTCGTCGTCGACGACAACGGCCGCTGGGCCGTCGACACGGCCAAGTTCCCCGGCGGGATCAAGGCCTTGGCCGACTACGTCCACTCCAAGGGCCTGAAGTTCGGCTTCTACGTGACCCCGGGCATCGCGAAGAACGCCGTCACGAAGAACACGCCGATCGAGGGCACCCCCTACCACGCGAAGGACATCGCGGACACTTCCAGGACCGAGAAGAACTACAACTGCAAGAACATGTACTACATCGACTACTCCAAGCCGGGCGCCCAGGAGTTCGTCAACTCCTGGGCGAAGCAGTTCGCGTCCTGGGGTGTCGACTACCTGAAGATCGACGGGGTGGGCAGTGCCGACATCCCCGACGTCCAGGCCTGGGACAAGGCGCTGCGAGCGAGCGGACGACCCATCAACTTCGCCCTGTCCAACAACCTTCCGATCGCCGACGCCACCACCTGGCGGAAGCTGGCGAACAGTTGGCGCACCCAGGGTGACGTCGAGTGCTACTGCGGACCCGGCTCCAACGGCAGCGGCTATCCGCTCACCGACTGGTCGCATGTCTCCTCCCGCTTCAACACCGCGGCCTCCTGGCAGCCGTACGCCGCACCGGGCGGCTGGAACGACCTGGACTCACTGGAGGTCGGCAACGGTGACCAGGTGGGCCTGACCGCCGACCAGCGGCGCTCCCACTTCACCCTGTGGGCGATGGCGGCCTCGCCGCTGCTGCTCGGCACCGACCTCACCCGCCTCGACGCCGTCGACAAGGCGATGCTGACCAACGACCGGCTGATCGGCGTCGACCAGGACGGGGTCGCGGCCAAGCGGATCGTCAACAGCGGTGTGCGGCAGGTCTGGAGCAAGAAGGAGAGCGACGGCCAGTACGTGGTGGCCCTGTTCAACACCGGCACCTCGGGCAACGCGACTGTGGGCGTGGACTGGTCGCAGGCCGGCTTCACCGGCTCCGGAGACGTCACCGACCTGTGGTCCGGCTCCCACAAGGGTGCGATCGCCGACTCCTACAGCGCGACCCTGCGTCCCGGCGAGACCCGGCTGATCCGCGTGAAGCCCGTCAACTCCCTGAAGAGTGCGGCAGCTTCACCGGGCATGGCCGTCGCCCCCTACGAGTACCTCGGCTGGGGCAACCCGCAGAACCCCACCTCGGTGATGTCGGCGACCGGCGTCAAGTGGTTCACCCTGGCATTCATCCTCTCCGACGGCGGCTGCAACCCGAAATGGGACGGCTCGCGCCCGCTGACCGGCGGGACCGACCAGTCGAGGATCGACGCGATCAGATCCGCCGGCGGTGACGTCATGGTCTCCGTGGGCGGTTGGAGCGGGAACAAGCTCGGCGAGAAGTGCTCCAGCGCCTCGGCGCTCGCCGGCGCCTACCAGAAGGTGATCAACGCCTACCAGCTGAAGGCCCTCGACGTCGACATCGAGAACACCGAGTGGTCCAACGCGACCGTACGGCAGCGGGTCGTCGACGCGCTGAAGACAGTCAAGGCGAACAACCCGGGCCTGAAGACCGTCATCACCTTCGGCACCACGACCAGCGGCCCCGACTCCACCGGCGTCGACATGATCAAGCGGGCGGCGAACTCGGGCCTGGCGAACGACGTGTGGTGCATCATGCCGTTCGACTTCGGCGGCGGCACCACCACCATGGGCACGCTGACGACCCAGGCCATGGAAGGCCTCAAGGCCCGCGTCAAGGCGGCCTACGGCTACAGCGATGCCACCGCCTACGCCCGCATCGGCCTGTCGTCGATGAACGGAAAGACCGACGACTCCGGTGAGCGGGTCCGCGTCGCCGACTTCAAGACCATGCTCGCCTACGCCCAGCAGCACCACATCGGGCGCCTCACCTACTGGTCCGTCAACCGCGACCGCCCCTGCGGCTCGGGCACCGACGGCGACTCCTGCAGCGGCGTGACACAGCAGCCGTACGACTACCTCAAGGTCTTCACCCAGTACACGGGCTGA
- a CDS encoding glycosyl hydrolase family 28 protein, whose amino-acid sequence MIPPTAPRSRSRSRSRTVAIVLFVVAVVLGLSHPAAPAAPQDPPRTAAVFDVRDYGAKGDGSANDTPAVNKAITAASSAAGGGVVRFPSGDYKSKNTIHMKSHVTLRLDKGATLQGSSADTYDKAESNPYDDYQDYGHSHFRDAMIHGDQLTDIGFVGQGVIDGMGNLITGNPKSGEADKIISLTRCDGLTIGDGLTLRRGGHFAALVNGCRNVTSDHLTIDTASDRDGWNIISTTNVTVTNATIRANDDALVFKSDYALGAKLPNGHVRVNDSFLSARCCNALMFGSETCGDFSDYRFENIRIDGADKSGLGMVSMDGAKISDVHYRGITMTNVHSPIMQKIGTRKRCGDSPGVGSISDITYDDITATGSSPSFSPTLWGETGHRIKGVTFDNVDITVPGGNGTMSTGVPGNDPNDYNPRAIGARPAYGWYLHNADDVQFTDSSVKFAADDGRPAFIANAASGIRLTRFTAQKGGGSPYDMGLQDASGVCLTDSHNTSGGALRVSGSQGCGSTGVKPLDLENPRQEFLRNSVGGLFLHWGLRTAPAHTSCTAWEDDVTNGGWNADYWVKEAQKLHTQYIVLASFHSRLGYARAWPSRIPGSCSTKRDFLGELVTAAKAKGLKVILYMTNDPQWHDEGGHEWLDSAAYSAYKGNNVDLTTNDGFGQFSYDNFFEVMDRYPDLGGFWIDNDSSYWESHNLYQQIYTKRPNYTLSNNNEDTPIMDMISNEQKTGMTPAYDYPQAVYTAQPRLTEADFKLPSTGAWWYGGTDPAVDKMLTLGRLVTNTGSSVKALMAETAQVNGKFPANQADFNTFANSYLDPIWESLHGTEGGGYLYGGLKPGFWNDGAHGVTTISRTDPNRQYIHVLTPPSTSTLRIRDNGYRVASVTNLRTGAAVSWSQSGGVLTLTGLGGWDPYDTVLKVTTAGRQGILTGVKVSASASASGHAASAAGDGDHLTYWDSNKTLPVNLTFDLGSAKKVQYVGLNQREDSVAYARSDTEQSARIKDYKVYLSNDGSTWGSAVKTGQLPSRRGIQGIDLTAANARYVRLEVDTTWAASTDTARYKRLRIDEAWIGTSYATPANGGKS is encoded by the coding sequence TTGATACCCCCCACTGCCCCACGCTCCCGCTCCCGCTCCCGCTCCCGAACGGTGGCGATCGTCCTCTTCGTCGTCGCCGTCGTCCTCGGACTCAGCCACCCGGCGGCCCCGGCCGCCCCGCAGGACCCGCCCCGAACCGCCGCCGTCTTCGACGTACGCGACTACGGCGCCAAAGGTGACGGCTCCGCCAACGACACCCCCGCCGTCAACAAGGCGATCACGGCGGCGAGTTCGGCGGCGGGCGGCGGAGTCGTCCGCTTCCCGTCCGGCGACTACAAGTCGAAGAACACCATCCACATGAAGAGCCATGTGACGCTCCGACTCGACAAGGGCGCCACCCTCCAGGGCTCCAGCGCCGACACCTACGACAAGGCCGAGTCCAATCCGTACGACGACTACCAGGACTACGGGCACAGCCACTTCCGCGACGCGATGATCCACGGCGACCAGCTGACCGACATCGGCTTCGTCGGCCAGGGAGTCATCGACGGCATGGGCAACCTGATCACCGGCAACCCGAAGTCCGGCGAGGCCGACAAGATCATCTCCCTGACCCGATGCGACGGACTCACGATCGGCGACGGCCTCACCCTCCGCCGCGGCGGCCACTTCGCGGCGCTCGTCAACGGCTGCAGGAACGTGACGTCGGACCACCTGACCATCGACACCGCGAGCGACCGCGACGGCTGGAACATCATCTCCACGACGAACGTCACGGTGACGAACGCGACCATCAGGGCCAACGACGACGCCCTGGTCTTCAAGAGCGACTACGCCCTCGGCGCCAAGCTCCCCAACGGCCACGTCCGCGTCAACGACAGTTTCCTGTCCGCCCGTTGCTGCAACGCCCTGATGTTCGGCTCGGAGACCTGCGGCGACTTCTCGGACTACCGGTTCGAGAACATCCGTATCGACGGCGCCGACAAGTCCGGCCTCGGCATGGTGTCGATGGACGGCGCGAAGATCTCCGACGTCCACTACCGCGGCATCACGATGACGAACGTCCACTCGCCGATCATGCAGAAGATCGGCACGCGAAAACGGTGCGGCGACAGTCCCGGAGTCGGATCGATCAGCGACATCACCTACGACGACATCACGGCCACCGGCAGCAGCCCGTCCTTCAGCCCGACCCTGTGGGGTGAGACCGGCCACCGCATCAAGGGCGTGACCTTCGACAACGTCGACATCACAGTCCCGGGCGGCAACGGCACCATGTCCACCGGTGTGCCGGGCAACGACCCGAACGACTACAACCCCAGGGCCATCGGCGCCCGGCCGGCCTACGGCTGGTACCTCCACAACGCCGACGACGTCCAGTTCACCGACAGCTCGGTGAAGTTCGCCGCGGATGACGGCCGGCCCGCGTTCATCGCCAACGCGGCCAGCGGCATCCGGCTCACCCGGTTCACCGCGCAGAAGGGCGGCGGCTCTCCGTACGACATGGGCCTCCAGGACGCCTCCGGCGTCTGCCTGACGGACAGTCACAACACCTCCGGGGGCGCCCTGCGGGTCTCGGGAAGCCAGGGCTGCGGCAGTACGGGGGTGAAGCCGCTCGACCTGGAGAACCCCCGCCAGGAATTCCTGCGCAACTCCGTCGGCGGCCTCTTCCTGCACTGGGGGCTGCGCACCGCGCCCGCCCACACCAGCTGCACCGCCTGGGAGGACGACGTCACGAACGGGGGCTGGAACGCCGACTACTGGGTGAAGGAGGCCCAGAAGCTGCACACGCAGTACATCGTCCTCGCCTCCTTCCACAGCCGCCTCGGCTACGCCCGTGCCTGGCCCTCCAGGATCCCCGGTTCCTGCTCCACCAAGCGGGACTTCCTCGGCGAACTGGTCACCGCCGCGAAGGCCAAGGGGCTGAAGGTCATCCTCTACATGACCAACGACCCCCAGTGGCACGACGAGGGCGGCCACGAGTGGCTCGACTCGGCCGCGTACTCCGCCTACAAGGGCAACAACGTCGACCTGACCACCAACGACGGCTTCGGGCAGTTCAGTTACGACAACTTCTTCGAGGTCATGGACCGCTATCCCGATCTCGGCGGGTTCTGGATCGACAACGACAGTTCCTACTGGGAGAGCCACAACCTCTACCAGCAGATCTACACCAAGCGCCCGAACTACACGCTCAGCAACAACAACGAAGACACGCCGATCATGGACATGATCAGCAATGAGCAGAAGACGGGGATGACGCCGGCGTACGACTACCCGCAGGCGGTCTACACGGCCCAACCCCGCCTCACCGAGGCCGACTTCAAGCTGCCCTCCACCGGCGCCTGGTGGTACGGCGGCACCGACCCGGCTGTCGACAAGATGCTCACCCTCGGCCGCCTCGTCACCAACACCGGCTCGTCCGTGAAGGCGCTGATGGCCGAGACCGCCCAGGTCAACGGCAAGTTCCCGGCCAACCAGGCCGACTTCAACACCTTCGCGAACTCCTACCTCGACCCGATCTGGGAGTCCCTGCACGGCACGGAGGGCGGCGGCTACCTGTACGGCGGGCTCAAGCCGGGATTCTGGAACGACGGCGCCCACGGCGTGACCACGATCAGCAGGACCGACCCCAACCGCCAGTACATCCACGTGCTGACCCCGCCCAGCACCAGTACCCTGCGCATCCGCGACAACGGCTACCGTGTCGCGTCGGTCACCAACCTCCGTACGGGCGCGGCGGTTTCGTGGTCGCAGTCGGGCGGCGTACTCACCCTCACCGGCCTCGGTGGCTGGGACCCGTACGACACCGTCCTCAAGGTCACCACGGCCGGCCGCCAGGGGATTCTCACCGGTGTCAAGGTGAGCGCGAGCGCCTCGGCGAGCGGACACGCCGCGTCGGCGGCCGGTGACGGCGACCACCTCACCTACTGGGACAGCAACAAGACGCTGCCGGTGAACCTCACCTTCGACCTCGGCTCGGCGAAGAAGGTGCAGTACGTCGGCCTCAACCAGCGTGAGGACTCCGTCGCCTACGCCCGCTCCGACACCGAGCAGTCCGCGCGGATCAAGGACTACAAGGTGTACCTGAGCAACGACGGCTCGACCTGGGGAAGCGCGGTCAAGACCGGTCAGCTGCCAAGTCGCCGCGGAATCCAGGGCATTGACCTCACTGCGGCCAACGCTCGCTACGTCCGCCTGGAGGTCGACACCACGTGGGCCGCCTCGACCGACACCGCCCGCTACAAGCGACTGCGTATCGACGAGGCGTGGATCGGCACGTCGTACGCCACACCCGCGAACGGGGGAAAGTCATGA
- a CDS encoding PQQ-dependent sugar dehydrogenase: MKINRLLAYGLAAALALPLAGLSQGRALAATDYQAEDATVVQGTVATNHTGYTGTGFVDYTNVQGSYVEFTVSAASAGTTAVTFRYANGTATDRPMDISVNGTVVSPAVSFPATADWNTWATRTVDVPLTAGSAKIRATATTAGGGPNLDRIGVDAATDAQAPSRPGQPSCSGIGEDGLTLAWGAATDNVAVTAYDLYEHGNKIGEAPGGSTSKALTGLTPGTTYNLTVIARDAAGNTSPASPVVDCTTEPSSDTTPPSKPGTLSAADVTANSAALSWGASTDDRAVAGYDVRSDTTVYKSVTTGTSTTVTGLACNSPYSLNVVARDAAGNVSQPSNTVTFTTKACATDGGVPSSVATLSSGWTIPWGIFWMPDGKSALVTERDDFRVRKVTKDGTKTQVGTVPNAVTTDGEGGLLGVAADPKWETNHYVYFMHTASEGNRVVRMTYDGTALSDYKVLLQGIKKNRYHNGGRLAFGPDGYLYVSTGEAQTPDLAQDKNSLNGKILRMTTDGKPAPGNPFGNLVYSLGHRNPQGLAFDRNGRLWEAEFGNSSKDELNLIKPGANYGWPTCEGTCSTAGMTNPKATWNVSEASPSGIAIVRNVVYMASLRGERLWRIPINGDSESVGTPTAYYVGTYGRLRTVTKVPGADQLWLSTTNCDNNGGAADGADKILRVTIG, encoded by the coding sequence GTGAAAATCAACAGACTTCTTGCCTACGGCCTCGCCGCCGCCCTCGCTCTGCCGCTCGCCGGCCTGAGCCAGGGGAGAGCGCTCGCGGCCACCGACTACCAGGCGGAGGACGCGACCGTCGTGCAGGGCACGGTGGCCACCAACCACACCGGTTACACGGGCACCGGCTTCGTCGACTACACCAACGTCCAAGGCTCGTACGTGGAGTTCACGGTGAGCGCGGCCTCCGCGGGCACCACGGCCGTCACCTTCCGCTACGCCAACGGGACCGCGACCGACCGTCCCATGGACATCTCCGTGAACGGCACAGTCGTGTCGCCGGCCGTCTCCTTCCCGGCCACCGCCGACTGGAACACCTGGGCCACCAGGACCGTCGACGTCCCGCTCACGGCGGGCTCCGCAAAGATCCGCGCGACCGCCACCACCGCGGGCGGCGGTCCCAACCTCGACCGCATCGGCGTCGACGCGGCCACCGACGCCCAGGCCCCGAGCCGCCCCGGGCAGCCCAGCTGCTCCGGCATCGGCGAGGACGGACTCACACTGGCCTGGGGCGCCGCCACGGACAACGTGGCGGTGACGGCGTACGACCTCTACGAGCACGGCAACAAGATCGGTGAGGCGCCCGGCGGTTCGACCAGCAAGGCGCTCACCGGCCTCACCCCAGGCACCACCTACAACCTCACCGTCATCGCCCGTGACGCGGCCGGCAACACATCCCCCGCGAGCCCCGTCGTCGACTGCACCACCGAGCCCAGCTCCGACACCACTCCGCCGAGCAAGCCGGGCACCCTGTCCGCGGCGGACGTCACGGCGAACAGCGCCGCACTGAGCTGGGGTGCCTCCACCGACGACCGGGCGGTCGCCGGCTACGACGTGCGCAGTGACACCACCGTCTACAAGTCCGTCACCACCGGCACCTCGACCACGGTGACCGGGCTGGCCTGCAACAGCCCGTACAGCCTGAACGTCGTCGCCCGTGACGCGGCCGGCAACGTCTCCCAGCCGAGCAACACGGTCACCTTCACCACCAAGGCGTGCGCCACCGACGGCGGCGTCCCGTCCTCCGTCGCCACCCTCTCCTCCGGCTGGACGATCCCGTGGGGCATCTTCTGGATGCCCGACGGCAAGAGCGCACTGGTCACCGAGCGGGACGACTTCCGGGTCCGGAAGGTCACCAAGGACGGCACGAAGACGCAGGTCGGTACCGTCCCGAACGCCGTCACCACCGACGGCGAGGGCGGACTGCTCGGCGTCGCCGCCGACCCGAAGTGGGAGACGAACCACTACGTCTACTTCATGCACACCGCGTCCGAGGGCAACCGGGTGGTCCGCATGACGTACGACGGGACCGCTCTGAGCGACTACAAGGTTCTCCTGCAGGGCATCAAGAAGAACCGCTACCACAACGGCGGCCGCCTCGCCTTCGGCCCCGACGGCTACCTCTACGTCTCCACCGGCGAGGCCCAGACACCCGACCTGGCGCAGGACAAGAACTCCCTCAACGGCAAGATCCTGCGCATGACCACGGACGGCAAGCCGGCCCCCGGCAACCCGTTCGGCAACCTCGTCTACAGCCTCGGCCACCGCAACCCGCAGGGCCTCGCCTTCGACCGCAACGGCCGTCTGTGGGAAGCGGAGTTCGGCAACAGCTCCAAGGACGAACTGAACCTGATCAAGCCCGGCGCCAACTACGGCTGGCCGACCTGCGAGGGCACCTGCTCCACCGCGGGGATGACCAACCCGAAGGCCACCTGGAACGTCTCGGAGGCCTCGCCGAGCGGCATCGCGATCGTGCGCAACGTCGTCTACATGGCCTCCCTGCGCGGCGAGCGGCTGTGGCGGATCCCGATCAACGGGGACAGCGAGAGCGTCGGCACGCCGACCGCGTACTACGTGGGCACCTACGGCCGGCTGCGCACGGTCACCAAGGTGCCGGGCGCCGACCAGCTGTGGCTGTCGACCACCAACTGCGACAACAACGGAGGAGCGGCGGACGGAGCGGACAAGATCCTTCGCGTGACGATCGGCTGA
- a CDS encoding heparin lyase I family protein — MSTSRRVLLGAALGGATAAAVGLPQATTAHAASWQQKWAPSASGDGLGAFETIEDDRADSHSAGQPHIYATGNNWRFDMHTVDRDTSTDRQRQEVTGLRNGSGGDYLKWTKGQTWRLTYSMYIPSSLKATTTFTHIMQMKQPGSGTSPIVVQSLRRVNGKQTIELKLAIDDILVGRTDLDPLHDKWTDVDFQIKVGDGSAGSVRWILKSGGSTVIDASKTGVDTFLADRVRPKWGIYRSLGDTSGSLQNTYLLLTNLRGYQLV, encoded by the coding sequence ATGAGCACATCACGAAGGGTGTTGCTGGGCGCCGCGCTGGGTGGTGCCACGGCGGCCGCGGTCGGCCTGCCGCAGGCGACCACCGCCCACGCCGCCTCCTGGCAGCAGAAGTGGGCCCCGTCCGCGAGCGGCGACGGCCTGGGCGCCTTCGAGACGATCGAGGACGACCGCGCCGACTCGCACTCCGCCGGACAGCCGCACATCTACGCCACCGGCAACAACTGGCGTTTCGACATGCACACCGTCGACCGTGACACCTCCACCGACCGCCAGCGCCAGGAGGTCACCGGGCTGCGCAACGGCAGCGGCGGCGACTACCTGAAGTGGACGAAGGGCCAGACCTGGCGGCTCACCTACTCGATGTACATCCCGAGCTCCCTGAAGGCGACCACGACCTTCACCCACATCATGCAGATGAAGCAGCCCGGCAGCGGCACCTCGCCGATCGTCGTGCAGTCCCTGCGCCGGGTGAACGGCAAACAGACCATCGAGCTGAAGCTCGCCATCGACGACATCCTCGTCGGCCGCACCGACCTGGACCCGCTGCACGACAAATGGACCGACGTCGACTTCCAGATCAAGGTCGGCGACGGCTCGGCGGGTTCCGTCCGCTGGATCCTGAAGTCCGGCGGCTCGACCGTCATCGACGCGTCCAAGACCGGCGTCGACACCTTCCTGGCCGACCGCGTCCGCCCGAAGTGGGGCATCTACCGCTCCCTCGGCGACACCTCCGGCTCCCTCCAGAACACCTATCTGCTGCTCACCAACCTGCGCGGCTACCAACTGGTCTGA